The genome window CAACAAAAGAAGCACATAATCTATTTGAAACATTACAACAGAAGAAGCACATAATCTATTTGAAACAGGCATCAGCTACATCAACAAGAAGCTCTAGTGAAACAGATGGAAAGCAGACGTTCCTACCTGACTCATCCACTACAGGTAGAGCTGACACCCTTCTCTCAACAAACAGGTTCAGAGCTTTGatgatgggtgtgtttgggtggaTGAAGGCAATATTTGTGTAGGTGCCAATACCCATCTCACCTAACGTTTGCTTCATTAGGGCAGGCTTTGGCATCTCACACATCTGTGAGGAAACAAATATAGAAATTCATgccatacacaaacaaaacacacaaatatgcagatTGTAGCTATTGTATATCCATGGACACGTACACATACTGTCAACATCACTATGAATCCTTTGTGACACCAAGGactttagttgttttttttttatcccaagTAAAATTAAGACAACTTTTAAGAAACTCCCAACAGATCATTAAATGACTTCCCTCTGATACAATACAGCATGAATACTACAAACAACTTCTAAATATAGCTGTGAATGTGTCTCTCACTTACAAACAATTGCAGGAATTTCAGGACCCTCTTGTGTGTGAGGATATACAGGGCATTGCCAGTCACTGGGTCAATGATGGGCAGCCGatggattttgtttttgatgagTGAGTAGACAGCTTCAAACAAGCTGTGGAACATGAGCAGACAAAACGTCTTCAAATGGCCTTTGATGGCCGCTAGTGTCACAGTATACTACATAGCACAAAACAGATAGGCGCAGGAACAGCTGCATGCTGCGTTGGCagaattcattttcatttccttGATTGTGTCAATATTGATCAGGACGTCCACATGTTGGGAGCCAAAGGCAAATAAAATTACTGGATGAGGAGAGCCAAAGGCAAACTACTGCTGACGGCTAACTGAGGTTGCTAACATACAGCATCCATTTTGACATGAAAATCCAAAAACTCATGCATGCAAAGCCTGTTGTCTATACTGGCTTCACACATACCAGCATTCAGACATTTGAAAATGATACAGATAAAAGattaataaaagaaaaacatcctACCTGGCCTCAGGTGATATACTGACAAATGGCTTGAACGTCTCTTGCAAGTACAGATCTGGAAGTAAAGAACAACTATTATGATCACTATTTTTCAGTAAGTCACAGGGATGATTCCCATACATGGAGCCAAGTCCCAGAGTTTTATTTCCAAGGAAAATTCCATTGAAGTTCTCTTTTAGTGCTTAACTGAAAGTTTAAAAtcaatttttaaaatatttaatcATACTGTACTCATGCTTACCTCTCCATGTTTCAATCTTATGCTCCTCTAATTCATATAGATGTACCTGAGAAATAAAAGTATACATACTATCACCATCACTATCACTATGAAGGACTCAACTAATCAACAGTAGACACTGACTGCTGACTTACCAGTGGTGACTTGTAGTATCTGTGCAGGATGATAATAAAGTCGGTGATGGTCAACATTCCTGAATACAAGGACAAGGCAAATCACTGCATAGCTATGGCAAATGGGTACCAGAAACAAACTTCAGGAAGACACTTGCTGTATACATTAGAGTTATATACACAAGATTAGCATTTGTGGATCTATAAATGAAGACAACTAAGCAACGAATGACAGAGGTCTGAGGAGAGTGTGTATATATCTATGTTTTTAACTGAAGATGCCCCTACCCACAAAGCTCTGCTTTTTGGTCTCCCACAGTGGTGCTGCACGAACTCCATTGGCCACCAAAGCAAAGAACGCTTTCTTTACCTGATGGGTGTTAACACAGGAGCAGAGGCAAGCTCATCATAAGCTCAAAGACACAGAACACTGAGCACAAACCATTCATACTTTTTcagagtgtgtttttttgtctgtgtgttgcaTTAACTGAAAATTGTAGCGATCCTGCTACAAAACAGTGTTAGTTCTTTGGGCAGTGGTTTTCTCATGCTGACAGTAAGCTTTAGTTTAGTTGGTCATCTGCTTAgatcattttgttgttttcagcACTCCTTCCAATCTGGGTTTAGTCTGTTATCAGAAGACAATAAATCTGTCCCTTGGGTCCAATGTTAACCAACGCATCCTGATTACTGTGTTGGACTGTGAGGAAATTTGTAGTTCACTGGGCTTTAGGGTCACATTCTCAAAGCCAGCAGAAGTTAATACTTCTACATGATTACTGTTTAACCTGGGCACACCCAGTTTTATAGCCATACACCACCACTTCAAAGAGGCAACTACAGCCTTATTCCTGGGAAAGATTAACCATGCAATAGAGACTAACTTTGTACCGCCAAATTATCATAACAGTGGTTGAATACCAACCTACAATGTTACCCTGTTACCATAAAGAAAGCAAATAGTGCTTTCTACAGCATTTTCTGGTTTGCCTTTCAGTTTGCATcactatttctttatttatattGACAGGGAATATTCTCAAACTAATAACATACTAAACTAAACCAGGAAATCTGTTAAATTTTTTGAAATCATAATTTAGAATGAGGTTTGACAAGAGCAGTATGGTAAAGTGTTAGAAACTATGTGATCAAAGATATTAGCACTTGCCTGTAGGGAAGTGTCAAAGACCACCAACTTCGAGCTTGTGGGAATGAGATCATAGCATTTATGAGActtcatgaaatgcatgtacaTGTCATTCTCTGGCTCCTCAGACACTGTGGGAACACACATTGCACAACAAAGTTAAACAGTATATATTATATCAGTTAATGTGAGGATGACTTCCAAGTTTGCCTTGCCTGAGTCAGGCGAGTGTAGGTTTAATGAGGTTAAATATCCATTAATAGTAGGCTATGTAACTCCATGATAGCCTATAACACCATTTGGACCAAGTTTCAATTAATTCGCCTAAGAATCGGATATCCACGCCGTTTCATTGTTTCATTAGTAGTGGCCAATTAAATTCAAGCTTGGATGGCTGATGCCATGCCTCTTTGCTGCTTGGATAGGCAACACAATTTCTGGAAATATCTGCAGAGCATCATGTTTCAGTCTTGCAATCGCCTGCAATTTGTtgcaataggctaggctactaaatATCGAGTTCTTTGATGTCGGCATTATTCTGGTTCCTTTTagatttcattaaaaaaaacgcAGGCTAAACACTGAAACATCGACAAAAGTTTATCGTGTTGTATTTTCTACAAATAACTTCTTAGGAAGAATGATTACTGAAAAAACATGCTCACCTTCATCTTCAATTTCAAGTTTTTCCAGCATGCCTTCGGCTAATCCAGAGATCTGTGAATAAAGTTAGGATTTAAATCACCAGCCTACCGAGTGAAGACTTCTTAACCTCGCGTTGACGACTCAAAGTGAAACCGGGAAACTTTTACCTAATTAGCTAACCGACAGGAAAAGAAAATGGGACAACCGTGTGATTCCTTCACGTAGCCCGCAGAAGAACAACTATGACTGAAGTTACGTTGAAGGGCAAGTGAAACTATTGCTCTTGTGCTCATTCATGTTTGCCCTTGCCCGTGTCCCCGCTACAGTAACCTAGTTCACACAGGGACGCAAGCGAACAAACTCTCTGGGTAAAACATGAATCAGGCACAGGCACACCCCCAGAATGTATTCTTGCTTACATAGGCCTACCGCAAGACTGTGACCGGTTTCTAGCTCAAATCACCTGAACCCTCCTTCCATAAACTATAGGTTATCTTCGTAATTCACAGCGACATCTACTAGGCTACACACAAATAAACCTTCTGAAAGTCATAGCCTAGACCTATTTGCTGTTCAGTTCGTTTCCATGTCTAGCTTAATAAGGAATCCCTTACAAAaaacactactactactactactactactactactactactactaataataataataataacaaaaagacaaaagaaaaaaacagttttctgtgaatcaAAACTGCAGTGTTGGAGGAATTATTTGCAGCAGACTTGGTGTAAAATGGCACAgactgaaaaaaacaacaactgacCAGTGCTCAGTTTCAGAGCATTTAAGGGGCATGACATGTGAGGATACCAGGCAGTGCCCACTGCACTGCCAACGCCAGGAAAAGCCCACACAGCCTTCATCCCCACAGCAACCTCAGGCAGTGCCCACTGCACTGACAACGCCAGGAAAAGCCCACACAGCCTTCATCCCCACAGCAACCTCAGGCAGTGCCCACTGCACTGACAACGCCAGGAAAAGCCCACACAGCCTTCATCCCCACAGCAACCTCAGACACTGCagggttttttcccccttccagACTGCAGAGGTTCTCACCACCACTCGCTATCAATTTCTGTGACAGTAAACATGGCACCAGCCTTCCACACTTCACCACTGCCACCctctggattgcaaggcagtaAAACAAAGCAGGTGAGTAGAGACAGGCTGGGTTCCATTTTAATCTGCATGGGCGAGATGTGTTACTGAGCCTGACTGAAATACTGCCAGCTGTGTAAGGACCCTCCGCCAGAGTGAGGTTAATAAGGAAGAAGGGTTTAAAGCAGGATGCCCCTGatgcccacagacacacatacacacacacacacagacaaacacacacacataaaacaacgTCATTACAAATCATCTCATTTCAACATAGCTATGACTTTTTTCGGACTATCCATATTTCACCAATAATAATGTGGAAGCACAGTTTACTTAAAGAACAATGTTACGTAGTCTACACACTGAACCCCATCTCATCAGTTCGCTGTCAAGTCAGAGCAAATGCCTGAGTGGAGCACACATCTCATTAGACAAAATGCTGTGCTGCTAAAACTACATGAGCCAGTGGGGTGGACAGTGGTTAAATGAGCCCATCAGAGCCGGCAGCGTTTTGACTCAGCTTTGCATCAAGCCAATTAAGCTCAGCGGAGTCTTGATTACTATCCGGTCACAACAGTTTctatgccgtgtgtgtgtgtgtgtgtgtgtgtgtgtgtgtgtgtgtactacttaAACAAATACCTCCCGGTAAATTAACCTGAAAAGGGTTTTATGTGAATAGGAGAAGGcaactgtatactgtatgatcAACCCACAGGGACAATATTTTGTCTTTGGGCGACAGAGGATATGTTTTTCCTTGATCCATATTGGCTTGATCCATGTAGTACAGTATGTGGAAATGGCCTGACCTAAACTAGGAAATTAAACCTCAACACCCCACAGTCATGGTCATATCTCCAGACATATTATATAGAAGACAATGCCAAGTTCAGACATCCAAACATCAAACCAAAGCAAAGGGCAAAGTGTCTGTGGCTCACCTGTCGTGAGGTAGACTTGGAAACAGAGGCGAGGATGGGGGGCTTGGCGGAGGAGAGGGGCTGGCTGTAGCGCAGGATGGACTccgagggggaggagggggaacgGGACCGCGGCTCCACCCGCTCCGGGACAGGGCTCTGGGCGTCCACAGAGAACACCGGCGGGCTGGGCGTCTGGGTCGGTGTGCCTGGTGGAGAGGACAGGCCTGAGGCTGGGAGGACACAAAGGTTGCACCATGCAACATCATTGTTATACACAGAGACTAGGTTTTGAAGACAGCGATTAATAAGGGTTTACAGGGAACAGAGTAAGACATGTGGGGAACTGCACAATGTGTGTCCCACCAACAAAATACAGGACAAGACAGATTCTAGAAAAGTTtgctttaaaggttgtatcagcgattgcaggcccaaaaaaggcccaagcataaatgatcacattcatctaatctttcctaatgatccgctagctgcccggCCCAttagcaggccgtcaaaaaaaacgcgcctctgtaggcagcctaggctctgagatctgcacacaaaaacaattgctaccaacaagtgttgccaaccactcaaaggcaaaataaagtgttccaaccaataaccgacgagatgcgcgttcaggagtttcaattgcacgggagggagggggagggagtatcgagttagctctctgttttgtttgaacgtcaacagaagtgacattaccctgccatcgctgatacaacctttaagaacAACTTTGCTCTTGAAATTTCTCTATCGTGAATTGAAGGATTACTTTACCTTAACTGTAGAAGCTCTATCACAGACTAGCTCAAACTCAATGTAATATTTTGTCTCTTTTGATTTTGCAACTTTCAGTGGTAACAACTAGCTTTGCCACTGCCGTTCTCTGTCAGTTTCCCTTAAATGAAGATGTTTGATTGAATCCATTCTGCATTTAGTAACAAGCTGTCACCCATCATAAACTTAATGTAAATCTGGGTGTGAGTATCATATACTCACTGGACAACCTTCAGTTGAGTCGATaatgtgtgtaggtgagtgagtgtgtgtgtgtgtgtgtgtgtgtgtgtgtgtgtgggggggggggggggggggtagatgtgtgcttttttgttttgttcatttgttttgtgtttttgtggtaGGCTGTTTGAATCATTTTACAACTGCCTGGTCAAAAAAGTTGAGACAGGGCAAATGTGACTGAAAAGAGAACGATTTAACAGATTTCTTGCATAACTGATCAActccaaaaaaaacacaatgacTAAAAAATAGTCTACATTATGCAGTGAGGTACTTTAGGTAAAAGCTGCTGACCAAAAAATATAAAATGTGTGTTAATCAGTAGTAACTGTAACGCCAGTGAACACAATGTGAGTTCTATCAGGCTTCCCTCAGTGCTGGTTGTTCCTGGAATCCTGGCTATCTCCTGACATTTAGCAGCCTAATGCCATCTCTCTGCAGCCCGCTTCATTTCCGCCATGGCGGCGTCTTATTTTAGCCCTGGCTGCGGTCACACACATTCCACGGGAGCAGATAAGACAGTGCAGCACacacatgctagtccactgctGCTCGGCTGTATCGCCTGCCAAAAGCACCTCACACTTACAGttacagtgagtgagtgtgtgcgtgtgtgtttgtgagtgagtgtgagtgtgtgtgtgtgtgtgtgtgtgtgtgtgtgtgtgtgtgtctgtgcgtgtgtgtgtgcgtgtgtgtgtgtgtgtgtgtgtgtgtgtgtgtgtgtgtgtgtgtgtgtgtgtgtgtgtctgtgcatgtttgtgtgtgtgtgtgtgtgtgtgagagagagagagagaagaggcatCACTGTCACACCAATGCGCTAACAACTGCTGACCGATATGGATCTGTCACAGTCCCAACACTGCCTGCAGTCGCACCTTGCAGGGTTCCAGTCTATAACTGTGGATTCATTTTGGCTCCCACAGAAAATCTATGACAAAAGTCAATTGGACTCTGGCATCAGACCAGCAACAAAAACTTTTGACAATGACATGATATCTTTGTATTGCCAAAGATTGTGCCAATGAGATTTTGGGAGATCCTACTTTTCAAGATCTATATGCAAATCTATATGCCCTGGAAAGGTATTTCAGTTGCAAGGTTCAGCTTTCAAAACTGAATAGGAACTAGGGATGGTATTACAACAATCCAAACATCAATAAACACTTGAGACGCACCGGAGCTGTCAACCGAGTCCACTGGTATTTGAGGAACAAGTCATTAATATGCCTAGCACATGTGGCCTTGATCTTATTTAGCAAACAGCAAATGTCATGGTTGTGCTGAAAGgcaagggaggggggggcagtcaTCTGTAGGGGTGGCAGGGGCTATTGGGGCAACTGAGTCTGTTTGAAATATGTCACAGGCAGCACATTGCAACATGTGAccgggtgagagagagagagagagagagagagagagagagagagagagaggcatgcaGGGAGTTGGAACCAGGTATCCCCCACTGGTGTGATATGcatatgagagaaagagagagagcaacatagTGTTAAAAAAGGAGGACTAGTGAGACAAAACCAGAGATACAGTATACTTAATATTTATACGATGGGAAAGGAGaagggagaaaggaggagagggcgTGTAGTCAGGGACAGACATGTCAGTAATATCCTCTAATCTAAAGGACTGCCAGTAAATAAGCATCAACAGTGTGTGACACACTGGTCACCGGATCCACCCAACAACCTGCTTTAACCCCTGACACCAGAACCTTACCCTTAGGGAAGTAGGCCAGTGAAAggcaagaccccccccccccacacacacacacacacacacttcgacCTATCTGAGTCAGGGGCTtgtgaccaaagattctagaacagagctctgttctagaatctttgcttgtGACTATGTTCTACCCCTGTCATGCGCTGGACATCTGACAGAGAGTCAGAGGCAGTGTGCTGAGAGAGGGGCTCCCTGACTCGGGGCTAGGGGTCACAGCCAGTCCCAATTAGGTAGGAGTTGTCAGGTCCACAGCCAAGTGGCCCCCGACATACTTTGCACACTGTAGATCCCATGCCTGGTCCACTATAGTATTaccccccaacccaccccccaCTGAGGAACTCTTGGCAGGCTGGCACAGTACAGTTTGGCAGATGAgtcaaaatgcacacacagaattgTAAATGTATGGTTTGAAATACAACCGCTAGTGGAAATTATTAGCCTTgttgaacccagacaaacctgcTGGCAAATGTAAAAAACGATCTCTGTCTGGAGACTGTCCAATTGAAGCCATGTCTGAGTCACCAATACtccaggaaccaatcacaaccgCTTATCCTGCATGGGGCGGCTTTATATGATGGCAGACAGAGTACAGCTAGCAGTGCTATTTaacacaaccaatggctgtACTGATGccatgtattttctttggaattgagtaaacaactgcatttaaaacctttgaaAGATGTGTTTGCTATACTTAGCCTGGAAAAATCCAGACTCATTCACGAAGTGAAGAGTCTGGTGACTCTCGATTGGAAAACGTTTACAACACTTTCACTGTGacgggcactaactttgaaatcattgatcCAGCCTCACATTGATCACATTGATAAGAGATCCAtaatgttacttcctactttgccacaactttacaaactgacaacaaacagcatcaacagtcaggaaacaatatATGGGAGTCTATCTTTGCTGAAAATaaatttctgcatttttccaactgcattttttgatgtttgcagcaggcttgtgcaaaattcagaaTTTAATTGAGAATGACCCCTAAATTCCAATTTAattcttgaatttgaattgaggtCCAAAATAGGATTTAGAATTACAATTTGAATTAAAGGAAGTAGAATTGAAATTCAATGAAATTCGAAGAAATTCATAAACATAATTTAAGGGTAGTGCCTAACAATGAAGCTTCACAGTATATGTCAGATATGattgcatcaaacacacaaCTTATAAATTAAAACAGTAACCAATTACATTTCCAAAGTAATCTTCTCAAAACTGAATGTAtgtgagattcaacacattctttctgttgtgtgactgtggaattgct of Alosa sapidissima isolate fAloSap1 chromosome 1, fAloSap1.pri, whole genome shotgun sequence contains these proteins:
- the LOC121724044 gene encoding 5'-AMP-activated protein kinase subunit gamma-2-like isoform X6, which encodes MLEKLEIEDEVSEEPENDMYMHFMKSHKCYDLIPTSSKLVVFDTSLQVKKAFFALVANGVRAAPLWETKKQSFVGMLTITDFIIILHRYYKSPLVHLYELEEHKIETWRDLYLQETFKPFVSISPEASLFEAVYSLIKNKIHRLPIIDPVTGNALYILTHKRVLKFLQLFMCEMPKPALMKQTLGEMGIGTYTNIAFIHPNTPIIKALNLFVERRVSALPVVDESGKVVDIYSKFDVINLAAEKTYNNLDVTVTQALKHRSQYFEGVVKCNKLENLDTIVNRIVKAEVHRLVVVDERSCIEGVISLSDILQALVLTPAGGERKESAAE
- the LOC121724044 gene encoding 5'-AMP-activated protein kinase subunit gamma-1-like isoform X1 encodes the protein MGSNVMEPKSKDSSKKNSKKKRVIRLNMPDLFLLDGETDRREKDDNMAKGEGSGHSASPTKGLFVRCSSPMSAPPRTHTSPGSPKTIFPYPPSAPGHQDSPPKSPRRLSFSGIFRSSFSSSAPASLRFFSRSRKASGLSSPPGTPTQTPSPPVFSVDAQSPVPERVEPRSRSPSSPSESILRYSQPLSSAKPPILASVSKSTSRQISGLAEGMLEKLEIEDEVSEEPENDMYMHFMKSHKCYDLIPTSSKLVVFDTSLQVKKAFFALVANGVRAAPLWETKKQSFVGMLTITDFIIILHRYYKSPLVHLYELEEHKIETWRDLYLQETFKPFVSISPEASLFEAVYSLIKNKIHRLPIIDPVTGNALYILTHKRVLKFLQLFMCEMPKPALMKQTLGEMGIGTYTNIAFIHPNTPIIKALNLFVERRVSALPVVDESGKVVDIYSKFDVINLAAEKTYNNLDVTVTQALKHRSQYFEGVVKCNKLENLDTIVNRIVKAEVHRLVVVDERSCIEGVISLSDILQALVLTPAGGERKESAAE
- the LOC121724044 gene encoding 5'-AMP-activated protein kinase subunit gamma-1-like isoform X2, which codes for MGSNVMEPKSKDSSKKNSKKKRVIRLNMPDLFLLDGETDRREKDDNMAKGEGSGHSASPTKGLFVRCSSPMSAPPRTHTSPGSPKTIFPYPPSAPGHQDSPPKSPRRLSFSGIFRSSFSSSAPASLRFFSRSRKGTPTQTPSPPVFSVDAQSPVPERVEPRSRSPSSPSESILRYSQPLSSAKPPILASVSKSTSRQISGLAEGMLEKLEIEDEVSEEPENDMYMHFMKSHKCYDLIPTSSKLVVFDTSLQVKKAFFALVANGVRAAPLWETKKQSFVGMLTITDFIIILHRYYKSPLVHLYELEEHKIETWRDLYLQETFKPFVSISPEASLFEAVYSLIKNKIHRLPIIDPVTGNALYILTHKRVLKFLQLFMCEMPKPALMKQTLGEMGIGTYTNIAFIHPNTPIIKALNLFVERRVSALPVVDESGKVVDIYSKFDVINLAAEKTYNNLDVTVTQALKHRSQYFEGVVKCNKLENLDTIVNRIVKAEVHRLVVVDERSCIEGVISLSDILQALVLTPAGGERKESAAE
- the LOC121724044 gene encoding 5'-AMP-activated protein kinase subunit gamma-1-like isoform X3, giving the protein MVEGWHGYCNLKGEGSGHSASPTKGLFVRCSSPMSAPPRTHTSPGSPKTIFPYPPSAPGHQDSPPKSPRRLSFSGIFRSSFSSSAPASLRFFSRSRKASGLSSPPGTPTQTPSPPVFSVDAQSPVPERVEPRSRSPSSPSESILRYSQPLSSAKPPILASVSKSTSRQISGLAEGMLEKLEIEDEVSEEPENDMYMHFMKSHKCYDLIPTSSKLVVFDTSLQVKKAFFALVANGVRAAPLWETKKQSFVGMLTITDFIIILHRYYKSPLVHLYELEEHKIETWRDLYLQETFKPFVSISPEASLFEAVYSLIKNKIHRLPIIDPVTGNALYILTHKRVLKFLQLFMCEMPKPALMKQTLGEMGIGTYTNIAFIHPNTPIIKALNLFVERRVSALPVVDESGKVVDIYSKFDVINLAAEKTYNNLDVTVTQALKHRSQYFEGVVKCNKLENLDTIVNRIVKAEVHRLVVVDERSCIEGVISLSDILQALVLTPAGGERKESAAE
- the LOC121724044 gene encoding 5'-AMP-activated protein kinase subunit gamma-2-like isoform X4, with the protein product MSAPPRTHTSPGSPKTIFPYPPSAPGHQDSPPKSPRRLSFSGIFRSSFSSSAPASLRFFSRSRKASGLSSPPGTPTQTPSPPVFSVDAQSPVPERVEPRSRSPSSPSESILRYSQPLSSAKPPILASVSKSTSRQISGLAEGMLEKLEIEDEVSEEPENDMYMHFMKSHKCYDLIPTSSKLVVFDTSLQVKKAFFALVANGVRAAPLWETKKQSFVGMLTITDFIIILHRYYKSPLVHLYELEEHKIETWRDLYLQETFKPFVSISPEASLFEAVYSLIKNKIHRLPIIDPVTGNALYILTHKRVLKFLQLFMCEMPKPALMKQTLGEMGIGTYTNIAFIHPNTPIIKALNLFVERRVSALPVVDESGKVVDIYSKFDVINLAAEKTYNNLDVTVTQALKHRSQYFEGVVKCNKLENLDTIVNRIVKAEVHRLVVVDERSCIEGVISLSDILQALVLTPAGGERKESAAE
- the LOC121724044 gene encoding 5'-AMP-activated protein kinase subunit gamma-1-like isoform X5; this encodes MVYAKDTRTIFADLFFVMPSLWPHCPCSCSAVPLDDRVSAKIWAIVTRTRLSCGTPTQTPSPPVFSVDAQSPVPERVEPRSRSPSSPSESILRYSQPLSSAKPPILASVSKSTSRQISGLAEGMLEKLEIEDEVSEEPENDMYMHFMKSHKCYDLIPTSSKLVVFDTSLQVKKAFFALVANGVRAAPLWETKKQSFVGMLTITDFIIILHRYYKSPLVHLYELEEHKIETWRDLYLQETFKPFVSISPEASLFEAVYSLIKNKIHRLPIIDPVTGNALYILTHKRVLKFLQLFMCEMPKPALMKQTLGEMGIGTYTNIAFIHPNTPIIKALNLFVERRVSALPVVDESGKVVDIYSKFDVINLAAEKTYNNLDVTVTQALKHRSQYFEGVVKCNKLENLDTIVNRIVKAEVHRLVVVDERSCIEGVISLSDILQALVLTPAGGERKESAAE